The Neurospora crassa OR74A linkage group I, whole genome shotgun sequence genome segment TGGTTTAGGTTCAGTACATGGACGACgcgatgatgataatgatgatgagcaGTGCGATACAAGTAGTAAGCATCGTGGCGGCGTTTTCAAAGCTAGGTCAACCAGGTTGTTCTCGACTATTGGAGCGTGGTTGAATGGTATTGATGGTAATGATATTAGGAATGATGGAACTTGCCAGCGGGATGGCTATGAACTTGAACTGCGGTCGGAGCATGGGAGAGGAGGTCACCCGTGGGATATGGTTTAGAAATAGGGCACTGATGATCTGGAGGTAGACAAACAGAGAGAGTGAAAAGCTCAGCGCATGCATGCTCTTTGTTCACTAATACATGGCCTTCATCGTACGGATTTTTTTTCCCATCACCATATCTCCACTGCCTTGACCTGTGAATTCCTCCCCTCTtcaccctccccctcttccagGTTCCTACGTGCCCAAATCAGCTTTCAACAACGTCGTGAGTCCAACTTATCGCCCATTTCGCCACCGACTCGTTCCAACCTCCGATGCACTTCGACCTTTTTTAATTGATCTATACTACTGatggtagtagtattatccTTTGCCAATGTACTGTATTGCGATCCTTTTCCTGTGAACCCTAATACAGTAATATGTCACCCAGCTCCTGATTATCCCTCCCGCTCTTTCCATCATTTCCATTTGACAACGGGCTCGAAGAATTTCACCTAAGTCACGGCTATGACTTGCTAAATGTATTTTCTACCCTCTCGTgattggaaaaaaaaaaaaagtcaatCAGAGCAGCATGGCTGGTACACAACGAAGACAAGTTGAGACAGGTAAGGAGTATCACCTTTTGCCTTGACCTCGTGACAAGGATGGGTTACTTGTTCTGCATTAAACTAGTGTATTCAGCTAAAGTCTCAACGCTACGTAGGCAGAGGTAGAGTCACGGATTAGATACGAGCTCTCGGTCGGTATTAAAatgtcagtcagtcagtgcACCGAGAGCTATACGATAACTGCCCAGGGCACCACCCTCCGTGCGCTCTTTTAGAAACTCGAGGAAAATCAGTTGGTGACGGCCCGCTGATGGCAGGGACTGGACCTCTTGATTGTTGAGAAGCCCTTCCGTAGTAAGGCAAGTAAAACTTCTGTCAATGTTCTTTTTGCTCCATCGCGTACATCTTTTTCTCTGTTTGTAATGAAGTGGTTATGCCCCAGCGTTGATTTCTACGAGAGAATTGTCCGGACAGTACCTAAACACTCTTACGCGGTCAATTCCAGGCTGAAAAGAGTGGAAGCAAAACGAGTGATGGTGTCTTCGTTGTCTTTCGGCACCTTTCTCGGCGTCGTTTCGGCGTTGTGTACATTTGCTCTTTTTGTGAAAAAGGCTGTGATACTTATAGTATGTCGCTGGGTTTCGCTGATTAGCATTGATTTCTGATGATATTTTGTTGTTGGCTACCATAGTAGCGGCTTGCTGCTCAAAGGTAATCAGGACTATGATTGATCGGTACGTACCTATACTTCATGTAATCTGTTGCTCAATGCTGCATCCGTTAAAAAACACCAATCCGCTGTCATATCCCAATGCCTAATCCAACATCCAGCCATCTCGTTCGATTCGTTCTGTATTCTTCCGCAATGGTGAATTGGGGTGAAGGCATGCTGATAGCCATAGACGGCCCCATGGGACAACACGGTCCGCCTTTTAGCCCATCACAGCCTCTCTTTAACCAAGACCGGAATTGAAGATCGGGTGGAGGAATAACAAACCTTCCATCTGGCCGACTTCCATTACATTCAACCGATAAACCCTCGTCTCAAGAACCTGGTGTGGACACCTCTGAAAAGAGAAGGCAGATTTGGGCAGCCACGCAGTTCTTCTTGAATTCCCGGGTCTCCAAACTTCCACCGTGCCAAATAGAAAAGAATGCTCCCAAACACGGCAACGGTGACGGATACTAGAAGGTAGAACCCAAGGCCGACGTCAAGGTTGGCGTCAGTGTCCACGTAAGTGAGTTCGAATGTGTCCAAATCCATATTGAGGAATGCTTGGAGGACGTAGTCGACAGCTTGGTGATAGGCGGTGTCCTCACGACAAGCGAAATCCAGTACGCTGGTTATTGCGAAGATAATAAAAGAGAAAGTAACCGATGCGGCGCGCATCGTTAGCCTGACTGTGCGAATGAAGGACTTTATCGGGAAGAACTGATGGGGCCAGTTAGTGTGAGCATATTCTGAGGAGTCGTAGGTGAGGCTCCATACCATGGTGCGGCCTTGAGAACCGGGCTCTCCTACATCATGCTGTAGTGAAGTGTTGGGTGAAATTGAGGAATGCTGATAATTTCATATGCTGCGTTATGTTGTGTGTTGAATACGTGACTGTCGTATACTGATACAGCGCGGGGATAATTTGCATTCAAGGCGGTCatagaaaagaagaaaaaaaaaaaagaaaaaaaaaagaaatctCATCAAACGCAGAACGGACTTCGCGTTGCTCTCCCGGGCCTCGCGAGTGTCCTGTAGCCGGACTGGTACAAAAATCAAGCAGGCGGGGTGTTTGGGCGGCATATCGGCCAGCCAGACAGCCAACACTCTCTTCCTGCCTAAAACCCAAGCTGGCACTTCCTCAATAATGCCGGTACCGTCTGCTCCTATTGCCATAGTTGTAGTACCCTGACCGTGACCCCCCATAATAGTACGTGCTGGTATCTCGTACTTGGCTAATCCCCAACTGGTCAGCAACATTCACGTATCCTTCCGAGGTTGGCCTCCCCTTCTTGATCATCTTGATCAAGTCATCATCGCCTTCCCAGACACTCCTGCAGTACGGGCAAGTGACGTCGGCCTTGGATCCACCAGCCTGCTTCCGTTTTGTAGCCGCCCACATCTCGAAGCACTCCTTGTGAACGTTCTGGCCGCATGCCGCCCGGCACCAAACAATTTCCTCGGGCTTGAGTACCTCCATCTCGTTGAAACAGATGGGGCAATCCCCTTCAAtcggcttcctcctcttgtctCCTTCGCCTGTTGTGAGACTGTCACCGTCCCCTTCCACGATCGGAGGGGCATTGCTAAAGATGTCTTGGAGCTCGCAGCTTAGCAGTGCCAGTTGGTAGACATATTCGTACTTGGCACGCAGTACTCGGGCCAGTACGTAAATGATGTGCTTGCACTGCTCGTTCTTCTCACCCATGGGGCAGGTGCATGTCGGCTGTCGGGCAATTGTCACGGTGTAGATATTGCCTGTCGAACCTGCAatttccacctcctcttcgaAGCCTTCCAAGCTGTCCCATACGGGTATGCGTTTACGCGAGAGGACAAAAAAGCGTTGAGTTGTGGCTCGTTCGTAGATGACAGCAAATGCTTGGGGTGCTTTGTCACGGAATCTGGGTTGGGGTCAGCTAGCAGTCACAGAGAGAAAACATGCGCATTGGGTGGGTGTGCGTACCTGCGTAGTCGCTTCTCGTCTGTGACCAGGGCCAACTCGTccttcttggacttcttTGAGGATGTAGCTACTTGTTTGGTATCTGAAACAGTTGGTTCATCATCGACTTGCTTCCGCTTTCTGCTCGAGGTGGCCGTGTTGCCTATGCCCATTGCTGCGATCTGGGGAGATGGTGATATTGccgaagaagggaaagagcCGTGGTGGGATACTTCCAATTGTCCCTTATCCAAAAGAAACAATCCAAGATGTaggaggagatggaaaggGTGACAGAGTGTCCGCTGCCGGATTGATGATAACgacgggaggagggaaaacAGGATGCAGTGGcgaaggccatcaaggtcccCGTGCAGATAGCTCCCGTCCCTTGGTTGTTGACCTGTCACGACAGCGGATGCCCGATGCACGTTAAAGCGCCAGGTCAGCTGATTCACAGCGGTATACACAGTATGCTCGCTTAGTAGGCAACCACCAGGCAAGTATTCAGGTACCTTCCCCGCTAACAGTTTAGCGGTTTGGTGTCTTCAACGGACGGCACTTATACGGGCCCCGGATTTCGCTGGATCGTCAATCCCACCATTCGCTCACGTTGACGTAACATTTTCATTCACCCACGGTTCCAAACTAAGAACCACAACTCCATAGATGAAGGTCGGACTACCAAAACGAGCACCTCCGCATGCACGTCGGCGTCAAAACTTCCGCTCTGCCCAAAATGAGCCAAGATGTGTGCAAGATTGGGGATAGCGGTCACGACGACTATGGTCGGGTACTCAGCAGCCACATCGAACCATGTTTGGTTGCccgtcaccaccatctcggTGCTCTTTAAGATCTCTCCCCGAGTTTAGATTCTCGGCAACGTCTTCCGGGCCAGTGAGGTCTGGATCCAATTCCGCTATCATTCATGACGGGAGGAGGAACACAGGACTATGCGCAGAGAATAAAAGCGATTGTGTCCCTCACTGACGAATAGACCGGGGTTGATTTGGTGGTTGAATCCATCAATATCAATCTTTCTGGCCCCTTCATCCTTCTTTCACTCCCTGATTGACAAGCTAGCTCCTTACGCGAAAAAGCATAATTCAGCATGTCTGGCTTAGGTTTGACGAAAGCTGCTGGTTTAGTCGTGGCTTGGACAGTCTTGGTTGCCTTGAGTGCACCATACCTGTCCGAGACTTTTTCCCAGATCTCATCACTCACCTTCATCATCAGCGGCCTTCCAGTACCTGACCACCCTCTCGCAAAACCCCTGAAACTTTTCCGGAATACAGCAACTTGTACAGAAAAACCCCGACAGCCCTTCTTCTGCGATGTATCCTGTTCATACAAGATTGAGCTCGTCTCTCTGGACCCTTTGATTATTTACATCCACAACCTCATAACACCCTCCGAGATCTCCTCACTCCTCTACACAGCCGAACCCATGTTCAAACCATCGGTGGTAACCAAACATGGCCGTCAACAACAAACGCAAGACCGCACGTCGAGCTCAGCTGGACTACCACGCGACGATCCCGCTGTCAAGTGCGTCCTGGACCGGGCACGAGGCTTTATGGGTACAATGTTGAGGGATGGCTGGGACGAGATGGGTCCGCCGCAGTTGGTTCGGTATCGGGCCGGTCAGAGGTTCAATGTCCATCATGACTGGTTTGACAGGCCGCTCTTAGCCAACGACGGCAGCAACAGGGTGTGGAATCGCGTTGCCAGTTTCTTTGCCATACTCCAGGACAACTGCACCAAAGGCGAGACACACTTCCCTCATGCGAAGCCAATCATATTGTCGAGTCCGTGGAAAGAACCCATGTGGCGTGGCGGATTAGAGGACCAAAAGCTGAAGAACGTGACTGATTTAAAGCCTCTTTGGCGGGAGCATGAGGATGGAGGGTTGGCGTTCAGACCGGTTGCTGGCAATGCTATCTTTTGGGTTAACCTTCATGCCAACGGGACTGGTGATGAACGGACAAACCATGCCGGACTTCCACCGGGGGATGGGCTCAAGACCGCGATGAACATTTGGCCTAGGCGATACTGGCCTTATGAATAGAATACTCGGCTTGCTGCGTTTGCTATGTTGATATCCAAAAACAATTGAGGACGATATCCACAAGTCGTTCTTCATCAGTTCTTTGCCGACCACACCTTCCTGCCATCGAACCATGTCTCCAAAACCTTTGCCTCCTtcagcttctccttctcccaaTCCATGTCCACAATGGTGAAGTCAGCCTTCATCCCCTTCTCCAGTCTTCCTATCCTGTTTTCATCACGGCAGCTATACGCCACGCCCTGGGACGCCGCAGCGATCGCCTCGCACACGCCTAGAGCAAAGTGCGGGTTGACCGTGGTCTGGTAGTCGGGCTCCCGATACGATCTCCTCGTCGCTCCAACGTACACATTAGGCAGCGGAGCATGCGGTGCCGTGGGCGCATCGCTTCCCAACGCCAACGGCGCCCCATGATCCGCAAATTCGCGATACGCAAAAGCCCTTCCACACCTGTGCGCTCCCAACAACTTGGGCCAAGCCCTCAGGATCGCCGGGTCCGCATGCACCGGCTGAATCGACGCCGTGATGCCCGCCTTGCCCAGCCTTTCGGCATCCCTCTCGCTCGACAGCTCCAAGTGCTCCACGCGCGGCCTCCTCTCCGGGCTCGCGTGCGCAATCAACACGTCCAGAACCGTCTTGATGGTCTCATCCCCAATCGCATGCAACGCCACTTGTAATCCCGCCTCATCCGCCCTCTTGACCACGGGCTCCAGCTGCTCCGCCGTCCAAAGCGGCACCTCCCTGTGCCCATTATGCTCGTAGGGTTCCGAGAGGCCAGCCGTGCATCCATCGATGATGCCATCACAAATGATTTTCACTCCGACAATCCTGCAATCCGGCGTCGTCTCGCTGTTGAATTGCCTTGCAAGCTCAACCGCCCTCTCCACCTGCCTCACATTTTCCTCGTCATTCTTTCCCGGCTTCACCAACCAATACGCCGCAATCCTCAACGGAATGCCCTCCTTGCCGCCGTTTCCCTCCTCCGAAGGCGACGACCGTCTTCTTAGTTCCTGCAACGCGTCCCACGCCCCTTCGTCCATGGCCATATCGATCGCCCCCGTGTACCCCACGGAATGGTACGCTTCCACCGCAGCCTGTATAGCagccatcctctcctccaccgtcGCCACCCGCGCCAGGTACGGCCATACATAGGTGATGTTGGCCGCCTCGTTGAACACGCCCGTCACTTTGCCGTCGGCATCCCGCTCAATCGTCCCGCCGGGAACATCCGTCCATTCTTGGGCGCCCAAGTCGCGGATGCCGGCCGTGTTGCACCAAGCCGAGTGTAGATCCTTGGTGTCCACCAGTATCGGTCGGTCTTTGCCGTCCATGTCAAGCCCGTCCAGGTCTTTGGCTGTCACGCCGTCGGGAGTCATGGAGTGCATCCACCCGCGACACAAGATCCTGGGGACGTCGGGGTGGGAGGCGGCGTAGGAGCGGATGGTGGATCGGATGTCGGACAGCGATTTGCAGGGACCCAGGTCGAGTTTGGTGAGGGATTGGCCCATGATCATCAGGTGCATGTGGCCGTCGATGAAAccggggaggagggagtggCCGGCTAGGTCGATGGTTTCTActacttcttctttcccctcggaggatgaggagagaAGGGCAGTGGTGATGGGTTCATCTTGGGGGGAGCCGACGTGGAGGATGGTGTCGTTGCGGATGAGAAGGcaggaggcgaaggaggggggCGTGTGGAGGCCGGCGTTTTGGCCGGGGCGGAGGGGCGAGAGGAAGATGCGGCCGTTGATGAAGAGGGTTGTTTTGGCCATCTTTGTTGGTTTTTGTAATGATGACCTCTGGGTTGGTGTGAGTTGAGGAATTGTAGATTTAGTTGTGGTCTGACCAGTTAATGTCTCGAAGTTGTATTGTGAAGCCCTGCAGGGTTGCTACGCGTGAATGTAGTGAAAATAAGGGTCTCGATGCGGAGATGACTCGGATCAGATAAGATCATCAGCGCTCCAGCGGCAACCGTTAGTCGGGGTTTGTGAGGTTCTGGAGCGATCACCGGTCCGGTTTTAGGCCGTGATTGCGGAGTAAAAAGTCATGGCAAGTCGGCACACATTGTACGGTTCGAAGCATTGAGTCGGGTGGACATTTCGAGGTGGTTTAAACCAGCATTTTCATGATGAATGCTTCTCCGACGTCTATCAGTTGACCATCGTAACCTCGAAAACGTTAGCAAAACTACATCTGTTTTGGAACTCGGCCATTTAAACTTTAGACCAGGTGCTTCGAAGGACATGTGGTACCTccatcctcatcgtcttctAGCTCCTCAAGAGTATAACTACTCATGAACAACGAATGCCTTATCAATCCGTTCCGTCGAGACGAGAAGACTGAAATCTCACCACAGGTGGAGTGTAGAGCTTCTCAATCTTCATCATTTCAATCGCGATACCCATCCCAAGCCAAAACAGCTTTACCGGCTTCATCCCTTGGCCCGTCCGAGTTGCTTCAACGTTTCTCGATCAAGTAGTGTTTACATGCGAAAGCTGTCATTCGGCACAGCGTCACCCGAGGGGTTGCTTTTACCCCGACTTTGAACGGGATGAATGGAACTTTGTGCGGGGCGGCGGGAACAGTTGGGGAATCATGCCACCTCCTTGCAAGAAAGCCAGGAACCGAAGTCAGGAATGGCCTCTCGCCGGTCATCTTGGCATGAACTTGAAGCCTTCTTGGCTCATTTAAGTTAATCCCGTAGTAATCTGCTGGCACTGAATTCATATGGTGTTGACAATGAAGAGTTCATTCAACAGCCCGACAGACCTTTTCATGTTCCCACAAAGATGGAAGTGAATATCAGAAACGAAGGGAACCGCACAACACGAAGGACGGGATGATGGAACAGGAACTGAACAACTTAGTGCTAAGTGGAATAGAAgcgtgggggggggggtgtcCCCAACAGCCCAGACCCTACACTACAACCCGGGCCCCCAAGTTCCCCAAGACTGGACTCCACAAGGCGCTATCTCCCGGTATGTACGCCAGGACCATCCCCGCTGAAGCAGAAAACCCCACCGCTTCCCCCGCCAAGCATCTGGAGATGGTAActggaaagggaaggtgTGTCCGGCCTTATCCCAACGGCGCTGCACCAGTTCTTctgctttcttttttttcttctgccAGCCACGCCAACCTCTTTTCCTTCACCGAGCGCTCGAAACCGACCAGCAAGGTTTTGGTTCAAACAGGGCAAAGATCTTCTTATTGCTGTCGGCTCGCTTGTCGTCAAGTTCCAGACTTTTGTTTACTCTTAGGTAAACCAATACTACCTCTCGTCGGCGATACGGATGCCACTCCTGGACTCCAAAATCCGGGGTAATCGCGGCTCTATTCTCTCACTACGGATTTGATCCGCCCACTGCTATCTTCAATGGATCCGacttcaacaccaacaactgAACCGGGCTTGACTCATATGGCTTCTTGGCTGATAGACGTCCAAAATATCCCAGCTCATGGATACATGCGCTTATCGCCGGCCACTCGGTGCCCCTGATCGGGTGTGACATTCCTACACTAGCGGCATGGCTGCCATGGATTCAGACAACGGATTGGGGCATGTTCTGCAAAGAAACCCTACTGATCTTATCTCCAAAATACTACCATAAGAACGCCGCTGACCTCGACACACAAGTCCGCATCAAAGACTTTgtcccccttcctccactCTCCTGGGTGTCGTTGGTCTTCTGCACCGCGGGCCTCGTCTGATTGCTACACCAAAgacaaccatcaccaacggAATCCCGTCAGCATTTGGCTAATCTCGAAATCCAGCTCCTGTGCCTCCAAAGGGTCCTGATCCGGTTGCCATGTCCAAGTACGGCGATGGAAACTTCGCCGAAAAgcagggcggcggcgaggccCTGGATGTGGCTTCCTCTCACAACCAAGGCCAGGTGATTGACGGTACCATTTCTCTGGACGCCAGCCATCAATTGCAAAGAGGTCTCAAGAGTCGGCACATTCAATTTCTGGCTTTGGGAGGAGCGTACGTTCCAATTCCTTCCCTGACGACGACTGCCACAACCCCAATGTTTTCCTAGACTAATCCGCTCATGGTGCTCTTCACAGTATCGGAACGGGTCTCTTCGTCGGTTCGGGTGGTATCTTGGCCACCGTCGGCCCAGCGCCGCTATGGCTGGCCTACCTATCCATGATGCTTCTTGTCTGGATCGTCATGAACTGTATCGGCGAAATGTGCACATACCTTCCTCTCAGAGGAATCACACTGCCCTACTTTACCGAACGTTTCGTCGATGCTAGCCTGGGGTTTGCCGCTGGCTGGAATTATTGGTGAGTTTCTTTTGGGAGCAAGGGAACGAAATGCTCAGTCCAACTGACGCCATGGCTCCTAGGTATGCGTACGCCAtcctcgtcgccgccgaAGCGTCCGCAggcgccatcctcctcaactaCTGGGAAACACCAGTGCCTACCTGGGCCTGGATCACCATCATCCTTGTTGTTAATCTGGTCTTGAACATCATCGCGGTCGAGGTCTTTGGTGAGGCCGAGTTCTGGTTTGCCAGCATCAagttcatcaccatcatggGGCTCATCATTGTTGGCCTCGTCATCATGCTGGGAGGCGGGCCAAACCACAAGCGGTTAGGGTTCCACTATTGGAACGATCCGGGAGCGTTCAAGGAGTACCTCGCACCTGGTGCCACTGGCAGGTTTGCTGCGTATTGGACGGCATTCGTCCGCGCCGGATTCAGCTTCATCACCTCCCCCGAACTCATCGGTCTCGCTGCTGGTGAGACTGTCGCACCGAGACGCAACATCCCCAAGGCCGCCCGCCGTTTCTTGGGTCGTCTGGCTGTCTTTTATGGTATCAGCTCCTTGATCGTAGGCTGCATTGTTCCCTCGGATAACAAGAACCTGCTTTCCGGCACCTCGGACGCCAGCGCCAGTCCTTGGGTTATAGGTATTCAGCTCGCCGGTATCGGCGGCCTGAACCATGTTATCAACGCTGCCATCTTGACCTCTGCTTGGTCCGCCGGTAACGCGTTCTTGTACTCAGGATCCCGTATCCTGTATTCTCTGGCCCAAAACGGCCAAGCACCCGCTATTTTCACGAGAACTACCAGGCGTGGTGTTCCATATACCGCCGTCTTGATGACCTGGGCATTTTCTCTGCTTGCGTACCTGAACGTATCCAACAACGGCGCTCAGGTGTTTACCTGGTTCTCCAACCTTTCCACCATCTCCGGGTACATTGGCTGGATCGTTCTGCTCATCACTTACCTGCGATTCCGTCAGGCGCTCAAGGTCCAGGGACTGTTGGCGACACTGCCCTTCAAAACTCCGGGCCAGCCATATGCGGCATGGTTTGCCCTGGTCATGATCAGCATCTTGACACTCACAAACGGATTCCAGGTGTTTGTCAAGTGGAATTACAAGGATTTCCTTGCAGCGTACATTACCTTGCCTGCTTTCCTTGTTCTATACTTCGGCCATAAGATCTGGCACAGGACGCCGTTCCACAAGCCCGCCGTTGAGATCGATGTATTGACAggcaagaaggagatggacgATATGTGCGCGAATGACGTGGACCCGGTTCCGAGGAATTGGTTGGAGAAGATCTGGTTTTGGATCGCATGATTGTTCTTGTTattttgttgctgctgctgttgtcgtGATACCCTTCAATTGCATTTACAAACACGTCGTCCCTGATGTTTTCGAGACCTATTGGTTTG includes the following:
- a CDS encoding Znf1p; the protein is MGIGNTATSSRKRKQVDDEPTVSDTKQVATSSKKSKKDELALVTDEKRLRRFRDKAPQAFAVIYERATTQRFFVLSRKRIPVWDSLEGFEEEVEIAGSTGNIYTVTIARQPTCTCPMGEKNEQCKHIIYVLARVLRAKYEYVYQLALLSCELQDIFSNAPPIVEGDGDSLTTGEGDKRRKPIEGDCPICFNEMEVLKPEEIVWCRAACGQNVHKECFEMWAATKRKQAGGSKADVTCPYCRSVWEGDDDLIKMIKKGRPTSEGYVNVADQLGISQVRDTSTYYYGGSRSGYYNYGNRSRRYRHY
- a CDS encoding amidohydrolase, variant, which codes for MAKTTLFINGRIFLSPLRPGQNAGLHTPPSFASCLLIRNDTILHVGSPQDEPITTALLSSSSEGKEEVVETIDLAGHSLLPGFIDGHMHLMIMGQSLTKLDLGPCKSLSDIRSTIRSYAASHPDVPRILCRGWMHSMTPDGVTAKDLDGLDMDGKDRPILVDTKDLHSAWCNTAGIRDLGAQEWTDVPGGTIERDADGKVTGVFNEAANITYVWPYLARVATVEERMAAIQAAVEAYHSVGYTGAIDMAMDEGAWDALQELRRRSSPSEEGNGGKEGIPLRIAAYWLVKPGKNDEENVRQVERAVELARQFNSETTPDCRIVGVKIICDGIIDGCTAGLSEPYEHNGHREVPLWTAEQLEPVVKRADEAGLQVALHAIGDETIKTVLDVLIAHASPERRPRVEHLELSSERDAERLGKAGITASIQPVHADPAILRAWPKLLGAHRCGRAFAYREFADHGAPLALGSDAPTAPHAPLPNVYVGATRRSYREPDYQTTVNPHFALGVCEAIAAASQGVAYSCRDENRIGRLEKGMKADFTIVDMDWEKEKLKEAKVLETWFDGRKVWSAKN
- a CDS encoding proline-specific permease, whose protein sequence is MSKYGDGNFAEKQGGGEALDVASSHNQGQVIDGTISLDASHQLQRGLKSRHIQFLALGGAIGTGLFVGSGGILATVGPAPLWLAYLSMMLLVWIVMNCIGEMCTYLPLRGITLPYFTERFVDASLGFAAGWNYWYAYAILVAAEASAGAILLNYWETPVPTWAWITIILVVNLVLNIIAVEVFGEAEFWFASIKFITIMGLIIVGLVIMLGGGPNHKRLGFHYWNDPGAFKEYLAPGATGRFAAYWTAFVRAGFSFITSPELIGLAAGETVAPRRNIPKAARRFLGRLAVFYGISSLIVGCIVPSDNKNLLSGTSDASASPWVIGIQLAGIGGLNHVINAAILTSAWSAGNAFLYSGSRILYSLAQNGQAPAIFTRTTRRGVPYTAVLMTWAFSLLAYLNVSNNGAQVFTWFSNLSTISGYIGWIVLLITYLRFRQALKVQGLLATLPFKTPGQPYAAWFALVMISILTLTNGFQVFVKWNYKDFLAAYITLPAFLVLYFGHKIWHRTPFHKPAVEIDVLTGKKEMDDMCANDVDPVPRNWLEKIWFWIA